Sequence from the Mycobacteriales bacterium genome:
GCGAACGCCAGCGCGCTGACCAGCACCAGCCGCCACGGACCGAGCTCGGGCGCGAACGCGGCCACGACCGCGAGCAGGAAGCCCCGGTAGAGCAGCTCCTCGCAGATCCCGGCGGTGAGCGCGAGCTGGGCGAAGGACCGGCGCTCCTTGGCCGTGCGCGGCAGCAACGCGGTCACCTCGGCCGGCGCGACCACGCCCGCGCCCTGGTCGACCCGCCGCCGCAGCAGCATCAGCAGCCCCAGGCTGACGACGAATCCGACCGCCCCCACCAGCGTGTACGCCGACCCGCGCGGCCACCGCAGCCCGAGGTCACCGAGGTCGAGCCCGGGCCCGGCCAGCGCCAGCAGCACCGCGGCCGCGGTCAGCGACCACTCCAGGATCATCGTCCGGCGGTAGCGGCGCCGGCGCGCGTCCCGGTCGCCGGCCCGGTGCTGCCGGCGGGCGCTCCACCAGCCCACCGCCGGCTGACCCAGCACCAGGTACGCGGCCAGCAGCACCGCCAGCACCCGGACACCCCCGGCCAGGGTGGCGCCCTCAGCGACCGCCCTCATGGCACCCCCGTGGCCCCACGGCTGCCCGGGCTACTCGGAGACGAGCGCGAGCGCCCGCGCCAGGTCGTCCGGGTACGGGCTGGAGAACTCGACCCACTCCCCCGTGCCCGGGTGGGTGAAGCCGAGCCGGGCCGCGTGCAGCCACTGCCGGGTCAGCTGCAGCCGCTTGGCCAGGGTCGGGTCGGCGCCGTAGGTGAGGTCGCCGACCAGCGGGTGCCGTACGGCGGCCAGGTGCACCCGGATCTGGTGCGTCCGCCCGGTCTCCAGCTTGATGTCGAGCAGGGTCGCCGCCCGGAACGCCTCGATCGTGTCGTAGTGGGTGACGCTCGGCCGGCCGTCGGCGACCACGGCGAACTTCCAGTCGCTGCCGGGGTGCCGGTCGATCGGCGCGTCGATGGTGCCGCGGGTCGGGTCGGGGTGGCCCTGGACCAGCGCCGCGTACCGCTTGTCCACGGTCCGCTGCTTGAACGCGTCCTTGAGCGCCGTGTACGCGCGCTCGCTCTTGGCCAGCACCATCAGCCCGGTGGTACCCACGTCGAGGCGGTGCACCACGCCCTGCCGCTCGGCCGGGCCCGAGGTCGAGAGCAGGTGGCCCATCGCGGCCACGCCCTGCACCACGGTCGGGCCGTCCCAGCCCGGGCTCGGGTGCGCGGCCACGCCGACGGGCTTGTCGACCACGACGATGTCGTCGTCCTCGTAGACGACGGTGAGCCCGGGGACCGACACGGGCGCGGCCGACGGCGGCGCCGGCGGGGTCGGCATCTCGACCTCGAGCCAGGACCCGGCCACGACGTGGTCGGACCGGCCGCGCGGGGCGCCGTCGACGGTCACGCCGCCGGCGTCGACCAGCGACGCCGCGGTCGTCCGCGAGAACCCGAACATCCGGGCCAGCGCGGTGTCCAGCCGCAACCCGTCCAACCCTTCCGGCACCGGAACAGTACGTCGCTCAGCCACCGAGGGGCCCTTCTCCGGCCGGCCGCCAGCCGGTCGCCGGGTCGGTCCCGGCCGCGGCGCCGCCGGGGCGCCCGGCCGGCCGCCGGTCCGGCGCGGGGCCGCCCGGCCGCGGGGCGGTGGCCCGCGCCGGTCCGCCGGCCGGCTCAGTGCCGGGCCGTCCCGATCCGTCCGTCCAGTCCGGGCCGGGCGGCCTGGCTGCGGGGGGCGGGCGGTGCGCCGGTCCGGCCACGCCGCCGGCGGACGGGACGTACCCGGCGGTCGGCCCGGGGCGGGAAGGCGAGATCGGCCCGGGTCCGGCCTGGGAGGTCGGACCGGCCGGGCCGGGATAGGGCGTCGGACCGGCCGGGGCCGGCCCGGCCGCGCCGGGGCCACCGGGCGGCGGCTGCGGGCCGGAACCGGGACCGGCGGTCGCGGGCCGGGGGCCGGGACCGGCGGGACCCGGGGCCGGCGGGGTGGGTTCGGGAGTGTCCTTCTCGCCGCGGGTGCCGTCCATCTCGTGGCCGAGGACGGCCAGCAGGACGGCCAGGATTCCGCCGCAGACGATGCCGGAGTCGGCCAGGTTGAAGATCGGGAAGAGCATCTTCCCCTCCGGCGTCCGCAGGCTGATCCAGTCCACGACCTGCCCGCGCAGCGGCGCCGGCGACCGGAACAGCCGGTCGACCAGGTTGCCGGCCGCGCCGCCGAGGACCAGCCCGAGGCTGATCGCCCAGGCGGTCGAGCGCAGCTTGGCCGCGGTCCGCACGATCACCACGATCACGATCGCGGCCACCGCGGTGAACAGGACGGTCGCGCCCTCGGCGAAGGAGAACGCGGCGCCCGGGTTGCGCGCCTCGGTCAGCCAGAGGTAGCCGGTCGGCAGCTTGACCGGCGGCCGGTTCATCAGCTTCGCGACGACCAGCACCTTCGACACGACGTCGAGGGCCAGCACCGTGCCCGCGGCGACCGCGAGCACGGCGGTCCGCCGGGGCCGCTCGGGAGCGGAGGGCGGGCCGGCCGAACCGGGCCGGGGACGGTGGGAGGCGCTCACGTCCCCATCGTCCCAGGCCCGGACCCGGTCGTCAGCGGCGCTCCTCCCGCTGCTTGCACTTCACGCACAGCGTCGCGCTGGGGAAGGCCTGCAGCCGGGGCTTCGGGATCGGCTGGACGCAGCTCTCGCACCGCCCGTACGTCCCCTGGTCCAGCCGCTCCATCGCCCGCTCCATCTGCACCAGCAGGTTCTGGCGGTTGTTGGCGATCGACAGCTCCTGCTCGCGCTCGAAGGTCTTCGAGCCGGCGTCGGCCTGGTCGTCACCCGCGCCGTCACCGGAGGTCTGCTGGAGCGAGGTGAGCTCGGCCATCGCCCGGTCGTAGTCGGCCTTGCGGGTCGCGATCTCGCGGACCAGGTCACCGCGGATCTCGGCCAGCTCCTCGACCGTCCAGTCGGTGCCCGCGGGCACCACGGTGCGGTCGGCGACCGCGGTGTGCGCCGGCGCGCGACCGCGGGCGCTGGTCGTGGTCGACCTGCCGGTGGTCCGGGTGGAACGTCCCGTGGCGGCCTTGGCGCCCGCCCCCGTTCCCCGGGCACGGCGTGCCGGTGTCGTGTCCGGCTGGGTCCCCGACTTCGGGGTCGCCGTCGTGCTCGTCTCGGAAATCGGGCTGCGGGTGGCCTCGGCCACCTTCGCAGTCGTCGCGTTCTTCGCCACGGTCGTCCGCACCGCCTTCATGCCTCGTGCCAGTCAGCCCTGCGGTCTAGCGACCGTGGGCCTCGGTCATGGAGCGCTCCCCCTTCTCGTACAAAGCACTCGCGATCTTGGAGATCGCGAGGCGCGCCAAAGGATACGTTCGGTAGGACTCCCCGACAACAGCTATCGACGGAGAGTGACGACTTCGGCTTCAGAAGGGCCTTTACGGCCGGATTTGACCGGAAACGACGGCACGCAACGCCACACTCACTATCTGTGACCAGCCGGTGGGCCGCCGCTCTCCCCCAGCCAGCCCGCCAGCCGGCCGGCCCGGCCGACCGCGCGCAGCCGCCGCTCGGTCGCGACCCGGGCCGGCGAGGTGGTCACCACGAGCAACTGGTCGCCCCGGCGCAGCCGGGTGTCCGGTCCCGGCACCATCGCCTCGTCGCCGCGCACCAGCAGCGACAGCGAGGCGCCGATCGGCAGCCGCAGCTCCCGGACCAGCACGCCGTGCATCTTCGAGGTCGGCGGGATCCGGATCTGCAGCAGGTCGGCGTGCAGGTCCTCCAGCGGGGCCGCGTCGACCTCCAGGTCGATCGGCTCCGAGCCCGAGGTCAGCTTGAGCAGCTTGGCCAGCCGGGCCAGCGTGGTGCCCTGGACCAGCGTGAACACCAGCACCAGCACGAACACGATGTCGAAGAACGAGCGCGCGTCCGGCACCCCGGCGGTGAGCGGGATCGTGGCCAGCACGATCGGCACCGCGCCGCGCAGCCCGGCCCAGGACACGAACACCTGCTCGGCCCACCGGACCCGGAACCAGACCGCGGAGGCCAGCACCGACAGCGGCCGGGCCACCAGCAGCAGCGCCACCCCGATGCCGAGCGCGGGCAGCAGCGCGTGCCCGAGCCGGGCCGGGCTGACCAGCAGGCCGAGCAGCACGAACAGCCCGATCTGGGCCAGCCAGGCCAGCCCCTCGACGAAGCCGAGGGTGGCGTGCCGGTGCGGCAGCCGGACGTTGCCCAGCACCAGCCCGGTCAGGTACGCGGCCAGGAAGCCGGACGCGTGGGCCACGGTCGCCACCGCGTACGACCCGACGGCGACGGCGAGCACGGACAGCGGGTAGAGCCCGGCGGCGGGCAGGGCGCCGCGGCGCAGCAGCCAGGCCGCCCCCGCCGCGACCGCGATCCCGATCACGCTGCCGGCCACCAGCTCGTACGCGACCAGCCCGACGATCTCCAGCGGGGACCCGACCGCGTCGCTGGACAGCAGCGTGACCAGGATGACCACCGGCGCGTCGTTGATCCCGGATTCCATCTCCAGGGTCGCGGTCAGCCGGGCCGGCAGCCCCAGCGCCCGCAGGGTGGAGAAGACCGCGGCCGCGTCGGTGGAGGACACGATCGCGCCGAGCAGCAGCCCGGAGCGCCAGCCGGTGTCCAGCAGCAGCACCGACGCGGTCGCGGTGACCGCGATGCTGACCGCGACGCCGAGCGTGGACAGCACCACCGCCAGCGGCACGGCCGGGCGGACCGCGCTCCACCGGGTGGTCAGGCCACCCTCGGTGAGGATCACCACCAGCGCGGCCAGGCCGAGGGTCTGGGCCAGCGCGGCGTCGTCGAAGCGCAACCCGAGACCGGCCTCGCCGACCGCGACCCCGATGCCGAGGTAGAGCAGCAGGCTGGGCAGCCCGAGCCGGCTGGACACCCGGACCGCGACGACGCCGACCAGCACGATGGCGGCGCCGGCGAGCGCGACGATCTCCAGCGGAACCCCGCCGACCTCCGCGCCCGCTGCCGCCAGTGCCCTCACCTGTCCATGATCCCAGGTAATGCGGTTCGATTGCGCTGGCGCGGGCGGCTACGCTGGTCTGCGACAAGGCGTTGATGGGGACGAGTAGTGCCGGACGCAGCCAGCAGCGACCCGGGGGCGGTGGGAGCCCGGGGGCCTGGCCGGCGCGAAGATCACCCCGGAGCCCCGGAAGAAACGCGCTCCGGCGCGGAGTAGACCCGGCGAACGGCACGGCCAGAGCGGGGTGTCCGAAATGGACACCCAAGGAGGGTGGTACCGCGGGCCGCGAGGCTCGTCCCTCCATCGACACCTCGATGGAGGAAGGAAGACAGTGCCCCTCACGCCGCTGCCGGCCCACGTGGACCTGCCGAAGCTCGAGCACGAGGTGCTGGAGAAGTGGCGGGACCAGAAGGTCTTCGAGCGCAGCCTGCAGCAGAGCGCCGGCCACCCGACGTGGATGTTCTACGAGGGCCCGCCGACCGCGAACGGCAAGCCCGGCGTGCACCACGTCGAGGCCCGCGTGTTCAAGGACGTCTTCCCGCGGTTCAAGACCATGAAGGGCTACCGCGTCCCGCGCCAGGCCGGCTGGGACTGCCACGGCCTGCCGGTCGAGATCGCGGTGGAGAAGGAGCTCGGTTTCAGCGGCAAGCCCGACATCGAGCGGTACGGGATCGCCGAGTTCAACGCCCGCTGCCGCGAGTCGGTGCTGCGGCACGTGAACGAGTTCGAGGTGATGACCGACCGGATGGGCTACTGGGTCGACACCGAGAACGCGTACTGGACGATGGACGCGACCTACGTCGAGTCGGTCTGGTGGTCGCTCAAGCAGGTCTGGGACAAGGGCCTGCTGGTCGAGGACCACCGGGTCACGCCGTACTGCCCGCGCTGCGGCACGGGGCTGTCCGACCACGAGGTCGCGCAGGGCTACGAGACCGTCGTCGACCCCTCGGTGTACGTGCGGTTCCCGGTGACCTCCGGCCCGGCGGCGAAGTACGACGCGGACCTCCTGGTCTGGACGACGACCCCGTGGACCCTGGTGTCCAACACCGCCGTCGCGGTCAACCCTTCCGTCGAGTACGTGGTCGCGCGCAGTCCACAAGGGACGTTCGTGGTCGCCGAGCCGCTGCTGACCGCGGTGCTGGGCGAGGACCGGGTCGAGGTGCTGGACCGCATCCCGGGCCGGGAGCTGGAGCACTCGGCGTACCGGCGGCCGTTCGACCTGGTCGAGATCCCCGGCGCGCACTACGTGATCCTGGCCGACTACGTGACCACCGAGGACGGCACCGGGCTGGTGCACCAGTCCCCCGCGTTCGGCGCGGAGGACCTCGCCGCCACCCGCGCGTACGGGCTGCCGGTGGTCAACCCGGTCGAGCCGGACGGGCACTTCCAGGCCGGCATCCCCCTGGTGGGCGGGCTGTTCTTCAAGGACGCCGACGCGCCGCTGGTCGCCGACCTGCACGAGCGCGGGCTGATGTTCCGCGAGCTGCCGTACGAGCACGCGTACCCGCACTGCTGGCGCTGCCACACCGCGCTGCTCTACTACGCGCTCCCGTCCTGGTACGTCCGGACGACCGCGGTCAAGGACCAGCTGCTGGCCGAGAACGAGAAGACCGACTGGCACCCGGAGAACGTGAAGCACGGCCGGTACGGCGACTGGCTGGACAACAACGTCGACTGGGCGCTGTCCCGGGACCGCTACTGGGGCACCCCACTGCCGGTCTGGCGCTGTCCGGACAAGCACGACACCTGCGTGGGATCCCTGGCCGAGCTGGGTTCCCTGGCCGGCCGGGATGTGTCCACAGTGGACCCGCACCGGCCGTACGTGGACGACGTGACGCTGCCCTGCCCCACCTGCGGGCAGGAGTCCCGCCGGGTGCCGCAGGTCATCGACGCCTGGTACGACTCGGGCTCGATGCCGTTCGCGCAGTGGGGCGCGCCGCACCGCAACAACGCCGAGTTCGAGGCGACCTACCCGGCCCAGTACATCTGCGAGGCGATCGACCAGACCCGGGGCTGGTTCTACTCGCTGATGGCGGTCGGCAC
This genomic interval carries:
- a CDS encoding type II CAAX endopeptidase family protein, which translates into the protein MRAVAEGATLAGGVRVLAVLLAAYLVLGQPAVGWWSARRQHRAGDRDARRRRYRRTMILEWSLTAAAVLLALAGPGLDLGDLGLRWPRGSAYTLVGAVGFVVSLGLLMLLRRRVDQGAGVVAPAEVTALLPRTAKERRSFAQLALTAGICEELLYRGFLLAVVAAFAPELGPWRLVLVSALAFAVAHTYQGVTGMLTAGVLGAGFAILFLGSGSLLLPVLYHVLIDLRLLLLAVRTPRHRAAGRAEGRAAGRAEGRTAGRAPGPTPGVAPTFSPRRPPGARADSPRGPA
- a CDS encoding RluA family pseudouridine synthase gives rise to the protein MAERRTVPVPEGLDGLRLDTALARMFGFSRTTAASLVDAGGVTVDGAPRGRSDHVVAGSWLEVEMPTPPAPPSAAPVSVPGLTVVYEDDDIVVVDKPVGVAAHPSPGWDGPTVVQGVAAMGHLLSTSGPAERQGVVHRLDVGTTGLMVLAKSERAYTALKDAFKQRTVDKRYAALVQGHPDPTRGTIDAPIDRHPGSDWKFAVVADGRPSVTHYDTIEAFRAATLLDIKLETGRTHQIRVHLAAVRHPLVGDLTYGADPTLAKRLQLTRQWLHAARLGFTHPGTGEWVEFSSPYPDDLARALALVSE
- the lspA gene encoding signal peptidase II, with amino-acid sequence MSASHRPRPGSAGPPSAPERPRRTAVLAVAAGTVLALDVVSKVLVVAKLMNRPPVKLPTGYLWLTEARNPGAAFSFAEGATVLFTAVAAIVIVVIVRTAAKLRSTAWAISLGLVLGGAAGNLVDRLFRSPAPLRGQVVDWISLRTPEGKMLFPIFNLADSGIVCGGILAVLLAVLGHEMDGTRGEKDTPEPTPPAPGPAGPGPRPATAGPGSGPQPPPGGPGAAGPAPAGPTPYPGPAGPTSQAGPGPISPSRPGPTAGYVPSAGGVAGPAHRPPPAARPPGPDWTDGSGRPGTEPAGGPARATAPRPGGPAPDRRPAGRPGGAAAGTDPATGWRPAGEGPLGG
- a CDS encoding TraR/DksA C4-type zinc finger protein, with the protein product MKAVRTTVAKNATTAKVAEATRSPISETSTTATPKSGTQPDTTPARRARGTGAGAKAATGRSTRTTGRSTTTSARGRAPAHTAVADRTVVPAGTDWTVEELAEIRGDLVREIATRKADYDRAMAELTSLQQTSGDGAGDDQADAGSKTFEREQELSIANNRQNLLVQMERAMERLDQGTYGRCESCVQPIPKPRLQAFPSATLCVKCKQREERR
- a CDS encoding potassium/proton antiporter yields the protein MEIVALAGAAIVLVGVVAVRVSSRLGLPSLLLYLGIGVAVGEAGLGLRFDDAALAQTLGLAALVVILTEGGLTTRWSAVRPAVPLAVVLSTLGVAVSIAVTATASVLLLDTGWRSGLLLGAIVSSTDAAAVFSTLRALGLPARLTATLEMESGINDAPVVILVTLLSSDAVGSPLEIVGLVAYELVAGSVIGIAVAAGAAWLLRRGALPAAGLYPLSVLAVAVGSYAVATVAHASGFLAAYLTGLVLGNVRLPHRHATLGFVEGLAWLAQIGLFVLLGLLVSPARLGHALLPALGIGVALLLVARPLSVLASAVWFRVRWAEQVFVSWAGLRGAVPIVLATIPLTAGVPDARSFFDIVFVLVLVFTLVQGTTLARLAKLLKLTSGSEPIDLEVDAAPLEDLHADLLQIRIPPTSKMHGVLVRELRLPIGASLSLLVRGDEAMVPGPDTRLRRGDQLLVVTTSPARVATERRLRAVGRAGRLAGWLGESGGPPAGHR
- the ileS gene encoding isoleucine--tRNA ligase; the encoded protein is MPLTPLPAHVDLPKLEHEVLEKWRDQKVFERSLQQSAGHPTWMFYEGPPTANGKPGVHHVEARVFKDVFPRFKTMKGYRVPRQAGWDCHGLPVEIAVEKELGFSGKPDIERYGIAEFNARCRESVLRHVNEFEVMTDRMGYWVDTENAYWTMDATYVESVWWSLKQVWDKGLLVEDHRVTPYCPRCGTGLSDHEVAQGYETVVDPSVYVRFPVTSGPAAKYDADLLVWTTTPWTLVSNTAVAVNPSVEYVVARSPQGTFVVAEPLLTAVLGEDRVEVLDRIPGRELEHSAYRRPFDLVEIPGAHYVILADYVTTEDGTGLVHQSPAFGAEDLAATRAYGLPVVNPVEPDGHFQAGIPLVGGLFFKDADAPLVADLHERGLMFRELPYEHAYPHCWRCHTALLYYALPSWYVRTTAVKDQLLAENEKTDWHPENVKHGRYGDWLDNNVDWALSRDRYWGTPLPVWRCPDKHDTCVGSLAELGSLAGRDVSTVDPHRPYVDDVTLPCPTCGQESRRVPQVIDAWYDSGSMPFAQWGAPHRNNAEFEATYPAQYICEAIDQTRGWFYSLMAVGTIVFGRSSYETVLCLGHILADDGRKMSKHLGNILEPVPLMDRHGADALRWFMLCSGSPWSARRVGHSALEEIVRKVLLTYWNTASFLTLYAGDWVPGAPVAEVAGRPLLDRWALSELHRTVAEVDAAMEDFDTARAGKRLAAFVDDLSNWYVRRSRRRFWEGDPAALATLHECLEVLTRLLAPFTPFVTEVVHGALVTSVWPDLPDSVHLRDWPRIGADGGLYDPVLADQVALVRRLVELGRSARTTSKVRTRQPLGRALVGAAGWAALPAELRAQVADELNVLSVESLGGAGGELVDVSVKPNFRSLGKRFGGGTKAVAAAVAAADPAELAAAIRAGGPASVTVDGAPVALEADDLIVTETPRTGWAVAADGSETVALDLTVTPELRRAGVAREVVRLVQDARKASGLEVTDRIALTWSATDPEVAAAVREHSASVAGEVLAVSFAEGAVTGGRRDDELGLEFALSKA